The following are encoded together in the Onychostoma macrolepis isolate SWU-2019 chromosome 03, ASM1243209v1, whole genome shotgun sequence genome:
- the LOC131537918 gene encoding trafficking regulator of GLUT4 1 — MDVNAEASIPTAAPGAVEEEQQQQQSEQETSQQPGTESDLTANTSQPVKTEQQDPPPTTTPTPAGDPAPSQDAPPRDELTVIDENMETSNGVCPGPIERSPSAASPPRQQHAKPNHPHANGRARLSSRSGSVSHMGSPRPSLTRQPSAATDVGDGSKPNDYLIWAILACLCPVWPINIVGLTFSVMSRNSLQQGNMDGARRLGQNAKILSIVSLVGGIVIIIITIVINWGVILKT; from the exons ATGGATGTGAACGCTGAGGCCAGCATTCCCACTGCTGCTCCTGGTGCTGTGGAGGAAGAACAGCAACAGCAACAATCAGAGCAAGAGACCAGTCAGCAACCAGGTACAGAGTCGGACCTCACCGCCAACACCTCACAGCCAGTCAAGACCGAGCAACAAGATCCACCCCCCACCACAACACCTACCCCCGCTGGAGACCCCGCCCCCTCTCAGGATGCCCCACCCAGAGATGAACTGACAGTCATCGACGAGAATATGGAAACAa GTAATGGTGTTTGCCCTGGTCCTATCGAAAGGTCTCCGAGCGCTGCTTCTCCTCCGCGGCAGCAGCATGCCAAGCCCAACCATCCGCACGCAAACGGGCGAGCCAGGCTGAGCAGCCGCTCCGGGTCAGTGAGTCACATGGGGTCACCTCGACCGTCACTCACCCGACAGCCCAGCGCGGCTACCGATGTCGGAGACGGATCCAAACCCAACGATTATCTCATATGGGCGATTCTGGCCTGCCTCTGCCCTGTCTGGCCCATTAACATTGTCGGCTTGACCTTCTCAGTCAtg TCTCGAAACAGTCTGCAGCAGGGCAATATGGATGGGGCGCGTCGTCTTGGCCAGAATGCAAAAATCCTGTCCATCGTGTCATTGGTGGGTGGGAttgtcatcattattattactatcgTCATCAACTGGGGAG TAATACTTAAGACCTGA
- the zgc:66443 gene encoding zinc finger protein 397, giving the protein MSRLDKLHSNLMKRMSIVIRDIWVEVEATVKDYQKEAAQTRSENARLKQQLRDALSRNQAHLNGVHYVPPDEASPTELPACGYGSPAESEDPEDQQTEDDAQNQDSSSELKPRILDVISICKTEAEDRDLGHQKDISSAGEQRLFPQFDSSSTDETWNRNTPTVATPRVKSEPEDTIITITSSVTTTPAHSGPCQDSEPAHQMRTASDASTLLRRPQKKERLRTRYTMPRRASSKDHDHEEPYKCNKCGRQLKDLAKLQLHKKLHERSFICHWCGRNFSKFDYLRMHMRTHTGERPYRCNWCSKTFSQSGNMRRHERTCRSFNEESTTHGLEDQQLPAE; this is encoded by the exons ATGTCAAGACTAGATAAGTTACATTCTAACCTGATGAAGCGGATGTCAATTGTCATTCGTGATATTTGGGTGGAGGTGGAAGCGACGGTGAAGGACTATCAAAAGGAAGCAGCCCAAACACGGTCAGAAAACGCGAGGCTGAAACAACAGCTCAGGGATGCGCTGAGCAGGAATCAGGCACATTTAAACG GAGTCCACTATGTCCCTCCTGATGAAGCCTCACCCACAGAATTACCAGCATGTGGATATGGGTCCCCAGCTGAATCAGAAGACCCAGAAGATCAGCAAACGGAGGACGATGCCCAGAATCAGGATTCATCTAGTGAACTGAAGCCACGCATACTAGATGTCATTTCAATCTGTAAGACAGAGGCAGAAGATAGAGACCTAGGGCATCAAAAAGATATCTCATCTGCAGGTGAACAACGGCTCTTCCCTCAGTTTGACAGCTCGAGTACAGATGAGACATGGAACAGGAATACACCCACTGTGGCAACACCAAGGGTCAAGAGTGAGCCCGAGGACACCATCATCACAATAACGTCTTCAGTTACTACCACCCCTGCCCACTCCGGCCCGTGTCAAGACTCAGAACCCGCCCACCAGATGAGAACAGCCAGTGACGCTTCAACCCTGTTGAGGAGACCGCAGAAAAAGGAGCGCCTTCGCACACGATACACCATGCCTAGGAGAGCATCCTCAAAAGATCATGATCATGAAGAGCCGTATAAGTGTAACAAATGTGGAAGGCAGTTAAAGGACTTGGCAAAGCTGCAACTGCACAAGAAATTACATGAAAGATCCTTCATCTGTCACTGGTGCGGCAGAAACTTCTCAAAGTTTGACTACCTTCGGATGCATATGCGCACACACACCGGAGAACGGCCTTACCGCTGCAACTGGTGCTCAAAGACCTTCAGCCAGAGCGGGAACATGAGGAGACATGAGCGCACATGCCGGAGTTTCAACGAAGAATCGACAACACACGGGCTGGAAGATCAACAGCTGCCCGCCGAGTGA